A part of Primulina eburnea isolate SZY01 chromosome 10, ASM2296580v1, whole genome shotgun sequence genomic DNA contains:
- the LOC140842631 gene encoding putative HVA22-like protein g: MIGEFVTAGLILVLGYAYPALQCFKSMEKNRVEIQELRFWCQYWIIVAILTILEKVGDVLVSWIPIYGELKLALFIFLWYPKTKGSGFIYESMLRPYVRKHELDIERSLLEFRDRAWNLAIYFWENCTELGSTKILQFFQSAASQSTNITPPIEIVMYDQRSVAAPPPPPSKLSRLFKRNSPDKRRVPEPYTPSKLRNHKHFIRTEDVIYS; encoded by the exons ATGATCGGGGAATTCGTCACCGCCGGTTTAAT ATTGGTTCTTGGATACGCTTATCCCGCATTACAGTGCTTCAAATCCATGGAGAAAAATAGAGTTGAGATTCAAGAACTCCGGTTCTGGTGTCAATATTG GATAATTGTCGCAATATTGACAATACTTGAGAAAGTTGGCGATGTTTTGGTTTCTTG GATCCCGATATACGGTGAGCTGAAATTGGCACTCTTCATCTTTTTATGGTATCCAAAAACAAAG GGAAGTGGATTTATCTACGAAAGTATGTTGCGGCCTTATGTAAGGAAGCACGAGTTAGATATTGAGAGGAGCTTACTGGAATTTAGGGACAGAGCCTGGAATTTAGCCATATATTTTTGGGAAAATTGCACTGAATTGGGTTCCACTAAGATTCTTCAATTTTTCCAATCCGCCGCCTCCCAATCTACGAATATCACACCACCCATTGAG ATTGTCATGTATGATCAGCGCTCAGTGGCGGCTCCTCCTCCGCCGCCGAGCAAGCTGTCCAGATTATTCAAGAGGAACAGCCCCGACAAGCGGCGGGTGCCGGAACCATACACTCCTTCCAAACTCAGGaatcataaacatttcattCGAACGGAGGATgttatttattcttga